The window AGGAACGGCGCCCGGTGCGACGGACAAACCTAGTGCCACTCCTGCGTCTGCGCTGTCGCCCACCGTTGCTGCAACATCAGGATGCGtttcggcagcagcagcagcgacgtcagCGCTAGCGCGCCGCGGTGTCGGACCGAAGGACCCGCTGGTTCAGCGCCTCCTgaagaagcagcagaagacAGCTTCGTCTGCGTCCGCAGCAACGTCAGCCACGTCCGCCGCGCCAAGCAGTGCCACGAATGCCACCGCCTCAACCGTtatcagcggcagcacaacCGCGCCCATGTCGTGTGCCTCGCACTGGACGCAACGCCCCTTCTCTGCCATGACGTCCACCAGCTGGAAGGTATTCCGGCAGCAGCTGGGCATCACCGTCGAGCTGGTGgcgcctgcgcagccgcccACAGAGaccagcggcgccagcgccgcacagCCAAGCAGTTTTGTCAAGACGTTGCCGCCAGCCGACACGCTACCGGCGATCCGCTGCTGGGAGGAAGCCCAGCTGCCGCTTTCGCTTGGCCTGTGCGTCACGCACGCGTacgcgctgccgacggcggtgcaggcgcagTGCGTGCCGCTCGCACTTCTCCCGCGGCCCGCGCCTTTGGTCACGGGCACGAACAGTGGCGGTGTGGCTGGTGCGGCTacggcgacggtgcttgGCATGGACATCCTCGCAGTAGCGGAGACCGGTAGCGGCAAGACCGCGGCGTAcctcgtgccgctgctgcaccacgtgCTGTGCCGTGCACCGAAGCTGCTGGGCCACCCCGACCGGATCTCACTGGGGCCGCTGAGCTTGGTGATTGTGCCGACGCGTGAGCTGGCAGAGCAGGTGACGGCGTCCTTTCTGCAGTTGTGCGGCCAGGCGCCGGCTGCCTCCATGTACAACAGCGGCGGGGGCCACATCTCGCAGGACACCATCCGCGCCTGGGAGACGCACGAGTTGGATGTGAGTGGCGCCAGTGGTCACGATCGTGCGTCCTCtgtggccgcggcgggggcggcgcgAAACCATCTCAGCGAGCTGCGCGTGGTCAAGGTGGTTGGTGGCGAGAATCGCGATGCTCAGTACGCCGCCCTGGCACGCGGCGCGCACTGCGTCGTCGGCACGGTGGGCCAGCTGCAAGTACTTCTCGAGGACCGCCTGCTCTCGCTCGGCAACACGCAGTTCGTCGTGATGGACGAGGCAGATCGGATGATCGatgagcagcaggaggagcggctTACTGCAGTCCTAGAGCGGTgcccgcagccgcggcagacAGTCATGTTCACAGCGACGCTGAGCGTGGCctgcgcggcagtggcgaagCGCTACCTCGCCAAGGCCGGCTATTACCTGGTGCGCACACCGTACCGGTGCGCCTCGATCCGCCAGTCCTTCGAGCTGGTCGCCGACACCGGCGCCTCAGTCACGGGGACTGCAGAGGACCCCGTCCCCGCCGCGTCtggcgctgccacagcgacggcagaggGGCGGCAAAAGAAGCCGTCTCGGCAACAAGGACACACCGAGAAGGGCGAGCCGcaaccgccgcagcggcagcgtctgctgcacCCTCTTATACACGCCCAGAAGTTTGTGCGGTTGGTGGCGTGGCTCGTCTACGGCACCGGCCCGATCATCGTCTTCGCCAACGAAAAGTCGACGTGCGACGCGCTGTGGGAGGAGCTGCGTGCCGAGGCGGAGCACCTGGACGCACAGCAGGAATACTACACAATCGAGGACATTGTCGGCCCGCCGCCGGACGGCTTGTCGTTTCGCGAAGACACCGCGGTTGGCCAAGGGGCAACGTCGtccagcgtggcggcgcggcgcacgccgaCGTTGGCGAACCTAACCTCCGTTGCCGTGGTGCACTCGGAGCTGTCGCAGACGGAGCGGCGCTCTCTCGTGGCGCAGTTCcagcggcgtcagcggcacGTTCTCATCACGACAGACCTTCTCGCTCGTGGCCTTGACGTGGCGGGGGTGACGCTTGTGATCAACTACGACGTGCCGTGGGCagcctctgcctcgccgAGCGACGCTGTGACGCTCTACATCCACCGCATCGGGCGTACCGGCCGTGCAGGCTccaccggcgtcgccgtcactTTCGTGACGTTGCCTGCCGCGATGGTACAACGGgccgaggaggtggcgagggaggaggcgagggacGCTGCGCCGAAGCCGCCTGAAGGCCGCACGAAACCGCCCAGCGCAGCACCCCGCGTGTAtggcgacgaggatgacgacctcgccgccctcggtGAGCTCTTCGACGGCGACACGCGTAATGTCTGTATGgcaggggcagcggcgctatccaccactgccgcagaTAATGCCAgcggccgtcgtcgccgccgcggtgacgacgacagcgacgacacaGAAGTggacagcagcaacgacagcgatgacgacAACGATGATGAGGACACCAAGAAGGAGGGCGCCACCGGAAATACGAGCAACACCGCGAATCACAACGGCAATGGCATGCGGAAGCCGCCGAGGAAGCGCCGCAAGCGCTCGGTCGCCACCTTCGCCAGCGAcgtcgcggtgctgcggccccTCTGGTCCTTCCTCGTCGAGTGTGCCGAGGGCGAGGGATGCCGCGatggagcggcggcgctgcggcgcggcacaTACGCAAAGATCAGTGTtccggcggcgctggggtGCATCATGGCGCAGCTCTCTGCCACCTCCCAGTACGGCCGCATTACCCTGTGACAAGTGGGTGTggagggcgtgtgcgcactTGCAcacagcccccccccccaccacccacccacgcacctctccctcccaaACCTTCCTTACACTGTTGAAGGAGTCGTCGCGCCTTGGCCGGAGAAGAGCCGGggtgcgacagcggcgcggaggATACGGTTGGTCGGAGCTCTTCTCGTGCGCGCAGCCCCCACTCACAACATCACCTTCGCCTGACAAGAACGGAAGACAGTGTCCGTAACCGAACACAAAGGGGgcacagcacgcacacgtacacgtacacgcgTGGCGGTGCAAGCGCGTCTTCCTCGCATCCACAACGGGGTGTGTgagtacgtgtgtgtgtgcgcgcgcgcatctaCGCGGACTCGGTCCATCTGCTCGATTgatcaccaccatcacctctTCGATGATGTACTCTCATCCCTTCCTCGGCCTctccaccccccaccccggGAACCGAcgctcgcacgcgcgcacgcacacgaaagCCGTGCCGCGCATCAAGTAGTCGCTCCCttcttcatttttttttcgtgttgctgctgtcgctaTGGACGGCTGCTGGGCTCCATCAACCTCATTCTGTGcgtctccgcctctcccctctccccccccccctccaaaGGACTGACTGATTCTCTGCCCTGCTGCTTCCCTCACGAGCGAGATGCTACTGAAGCACATCGATAACGTGGAAGAGCGCTTCGaccaggcgctgcagcgcgtgcgcgacggggtgcgccgccgcgacgccgccctCAACGACATCCGCCAGTCCATCCACGCCGAGAGCGAGCTTCACACGTCTCTGCGTGAGATCAGCAACGTGCAGTACAGGCTCATGCCGCAGTAcgtgcaccgcagcgcagcactgGCGCGCACCGTCGCGGCGAACGCGTCGCTGGCAGAACGCAGCTCGAAGCGGGTGCGACGGCTTGACGCGCTGCTacagcgcgtgcagcagaCGTGTGCCATCGTGGACGCCATGAAGGCAATGGAGAACGACGCGGCCCAGGTGTCGTCTGTCCTGGACTCTGGAGACATTGACAAGATACTTCAGCTCCTGCACTCGTACGAGGCGGCACAGCGTGTGCTGACCTCAGCCTCTCCAGCCACTGTCGTTGCTGTGGAGGCGAAGGCATCAGAGACGGGCACTGGCGGAGGCGCGTCCTTGTCAGCGCCGTCATCAGCGGCGGTCGAAGTGTCGAACGCGGCACCCGTCAGCGACGTCATGCGCCACGCTCGAGCGAccgtgcaggcgcgcctgctcaGGATGATTGAGGACGCCGTGCAGGTGAACGACAAGCTGGCGATCATGAAGGGGACGAAGCTGCTAGCGGAGCTGGGCGAGGGCGCAGTGGCGTCGCGGCTGTACAGCGACTGGATCGCTGATCACACGATTGCCGCGCTGGCAAAGCTGATCGATGGCGAAATGAGAAAGATGGAGGACTCAGCGACGGTGGCCATGACGCACCTCGCACTCGTCTCGCAGTGCCTCGAcaacgtcgccgccgcgttcgAGAGCGACGAGGAGTTCACGTATGAAGCCTTCGGCGCGCAGgggccgctggtgctgctggcgaagctgcacagccgcgccactgcccgatgtgtgccggtgctgaGCGACTTTATCGAGCGCCGCAAGGACGTGCTGGCTCAGCTGGAGAAGCACGCGTTGGCCGGCGACGGTGTCAGTAGTGTCTCTCGCGTGTCGACAACGTCCAtgaacgccgctgctggtgccaaCGTCAACGCAGTGGTAGCCAGTGCCCGCCGCGCGGACCAGATTCTAGAGGAGATCAGCCACATGGTGTCGTGCGGACATATCTACCTCACCTTCGTGGAGCGCAAGCAGACGGAGTACGAGAAGCGGATGAAGGCGtcaggtgcggcggcggcagcggagagcggcAGGGAGGAGTCAACCTCGATGGCAGCCGCGGGCGAGGTCGTCgtgggcagcaccgccgacaACCTCTGGCGCACCAGTGACAACGCCCTCCTCAACTCCATGCAGGACATCCTAGCCGTCTacgtgccgctgcagacggcgTACTTCACGATCGCCTACGACCAAGCGGTcgacctgcagctgcgtgcgATCCGTGACGCCGccaaggaggcggcagccgcggcagcgcgtgccggcggtggtggtgcttcGCGTACTGCGGCAGGAACTCGGCACGGCAACGCGCCAGCTGCACTCGTTTctgcgccatcggcggcgagCTTCATGTCGGGTCTGCAGAGTCTGTACATGGttgccgccagcagcgctgacgaGCTCATCGCCTctgtcggcgtcggcggaggATCCGCTAGCGCTGCGGGCGGTGgcgcctctgcggcggcttCGGAGGAGCTCGCGTCGTTCTGGTACTTCACCCACAACGGCCAAGTCACTCTGCCCGACGACGTCTTCTTCGTGCTTCGCATGGCCATCCACCGCGCCATGAACACCAAGTCGGCGCAGATCTGCTCCGCTGCGGTCATATCCGCCATGGACGTGGTGCAGTTGCGGCTCCTGCCAGAGATCGAGTCGCACACGGTGATCGCGGGCACAAGTAGCCACGCCggggccggcggcgcggcgtctAATTCGTCTGCTGCCGGgggccggcgccgtgccggcgcagcaccgcacggCGGCTTCCTGACACCTGACGAGCTACACTGgaccggcgcggcgcagcggacTGCGACGTACCTGCAGCGCATGGCTGACgaactgcagcagctgggTGAGGCGACCTTCTCCGCGACGCCGCACGATGTGACGCGCTTCCGCGAACTTGCTGGCAACATGCGCACGCTGGGAAGGACTCTGCAGGAAAAGCTGATCCCTGCCTGGCTCGATGCCTTCGCAGACGTGTGCTGCGACAGCGttctgccgccgcacatggagcgcttcgccgccgtttCTTATGAcatgaaggaggaggtgtaCTACCACTACGAGCTCAACGACGTGTGGGTGCAGGCGTGCTTGGTAGACCTCGGCGCCGGGCTTCAGTACCTCCATCAGCACCTGGCAGATGCGAAGCTGTTCGATGCGCTACtcacggcgatggcgcggcgggTGGCGAAGGGGACAAGCAGCGTGCTGCTCCGTAAGCGCGTCAGCCTCTTCGGCGCGCTTCAGGTAGACAAggacgtgcgtgcgctgcggagctTCTTTGTGGAGCGGGCGCAGAACGATCTCACCCCAATCCGCGACGCGTTTACAGTTCTCAGCTTgatggcgacgctgctgctctccgaCAAGCCGACAGACGcactggaggaggcggcgaacacGGCACTGACGGCGGACgagaagaagaaggtgctgctgacgcgcgTTGAGTTCCGCaaggaggcggtgatggcgctgccgttgtgACGTCTTGGTGAACGTGCCTGCGTGTCCGGGCTTATGTTCATCTGTGTCGCTTCTTTGCGTtgtgtgcacgcatgcgtgctcTGACTCTTTCACTGCGtctgcgtctgcgtctgtgGTCGATGCGAGTTGCTGTTATGCGGTACTgatgcacgcgtgtgcgcctttATGCGGGCTTGAGCTCATCGAGATGACGATGCGCGATGAGCAAAACACGGAGTAatgggaagaagaggaggaggattAGTGCTCTCGAGAATGGATGCGATTGTGCTGATGCCCGCGCGTGTCCGTCTTTCGATGTCGCCTCCTGCTcagcccaccaccaccaccaccccaacCTGtcacagcacagcacagcacactACCACCTCCtagccctcctcccccatctcttctctctcctctctctccgtgaCTTCACCGCCTTACTTGTCCCTTCTCTGTGCCTCCGTTGTTGGTGTACATGCGTCGCGTGCGGGgagcgtcgctgtcgtcctcGTTGTCATCTCGGCAGTGTTCCCTCGTTGCGTGGCTGTTCTATACCTACACcgatccacacacacacacacacatatatacgtatatatatatacgcacGTACATACAACGTGTTGTGCGTCTTCTCGCTTACTCGCCCTGCCCTCTTGCCTTGTCTCCTCTCCGtgctgcctgcgtgcgcacatCCGCCAGTCCTGTCGCACATCCTTgagagctgctggagcgggGTGAGCAGCGCCTGGGGCAGCACAAAGACGGCTCATGGATCGATCAACTCCGCCATTCATGCCACTGTGCCAGTCGCGGAAGCAGAGTGGTGCCTCGGCAACACCGGTGCTCACCCCCAACGCTGACGACAGAGACGACTTCGCCGATGTCgacgacaacaacagcggcgtcggcttTGATAGCACCACGGTGTtgctctgcggcagcgcacatCAACCTGCCAACAAGCCGGCTGACGggcccagcggcggcagcagcaccagcggcggtaACACAGGTGCTTCTCCGTACACGATGTTCGAACCAGCTTacgcgcagcaacagcaaggCGTGCTGGGGTCAGTGCTTCCGGATGAGAaagccgtcgctgcagcgggcTGGTGCGGCGGCTCCGTGTTCCCGGCTCCGGACGCCTCTTACTCGCAGCCCTTGCCGCGCCTACTGCCGCCCCCCTACGTCAACACCGCGTCAGCGCGGCCGCCTTTCACAGCTGGCAGTTTAGGCATTCTCGGTTCAGGCACCACCGTCGAGGGAGTGTCTGCACCACCATCGGCCTCTGCGTACTCGCCGTCGACCACAGCGGCAGAGTCCGCCACTGGAGCGCCGGTCAACGTGGCAGCCTCAACAgacgtgctggaggtgcCACTGCACgcaccgcggctgcgcgtcCCCACCAACCTTCCGCTGGAGCAGACGACATTGCTCGacctcctcgccaccgccgtcgtgcaAGGCGGGCcaacgacggaggaggagattgTGAAGCGCGAGATGGGGCGCGGCAACCCGGCCTTCGCGTTCCTGGGCGAGAAGTTCAACCATCCATGTATGCTGTACTACCGCTGGCGACTGTACTCCCTGCTGCAGGGCGACACGCTCGTCTCGTGGCGCACGCAGCCCTTCCAgatcgaggaggcgcggcgcgcctACGTGtgggtgccgccgccaccgctcaaGGTCGGCCCGGAGTGCCTCGTCGGGCTGCACCAGCCAGAGCTGCTGGATCCGGCCTTCGCAacgggcagcggtggcgacgcggcagcgacagtggGCGGTGccgaagaggaagacggcgCGGACGTGATTGTGCGCACGGCGcgtccccgccgccgccgccatcaccgcggCCGAAGCGCCGAAGACGGGACGAACTATAAAAGGAGCCGCCATGAGGCGGGCGACGACACGGACCATGCAAACCGCAGCCGCGGTCGCAgcggtagcagcagcagcagcagcagcagcggaagcagcagcagcagcagcagcagcagtgaatCGGAAGGCGAGCAAGATGAGCGGAAGGGCGGTAGAGGTGCCACTTTGGCCGGGCGCGGTGATGGCGACGAGGAGACGACGAAAGCCAAGAGTCAACCCCTCGGGCAATCTCCCGCCGGCACAAGCGCAGAGGCCCCGTCCtctgaagcagcagcggacgcTGCCCACGTtcggctgccaccgccgtctgcgcaGTGGATCTCGCGCCAGTGCACGGCGCACCGGCACGTTTTCGCGATCCTGCAGCCGCATCTGCTGGAGAAgtggacggcgctgctgaaccCCTACGCGATGGCAGACCCTGCCACCACGGGCGATGGCGGCATCGCGGCTCTCTGCGAGCGATGGTTGCGACGAGACGAGATTGCATCTCGCATGGCGTTCGCCATTCGACACGCTGACGCGATGCATCACCTGCTCAGCGTCCTGCTGGATGCGGTTGTGAAGGTGGCATatgtggcgacggcgcgatCGCGTCAGCAGCCAACCGCTTCCGTCGATCCCATCGACAGCAACGTCTACtgcgtggaggcgctgtgGTACCTCTTCGTGCTTCACGACATCGTGATGAACGCGTCCAACACACCGGAGCCGTCCGCGACGTCGGCGACGAGCGTGAACAAGAACGTCTCGaaccggcagcagccgcagcaggtgctctccaccgctgcgggAATGAGCGGCGCGACTTTGGCTGGTCGAATCGGCTTGGATGAGGAACTCTTTGCCTCCGAGGGAAGTCCGGAAGCACTGGAAGCTCTCTACGAGGTCTTCCGTCGCCAGCACCTGGCTATCCGTGCAGGCGCATcaacgccaccgtcgcccgcggctgcagcaggaaCATCATCAGCGACAGCGACTGCAGTgtcgccatcgtcggcgCTAGGGTCGActccgcgtcctcggcgccgtcagcgccacccgcagcggcgctcgccttacgagcggtgcggcgatgcgctggAAATGATACTTCCGACGCTGATGGAGGCGTGCACGGCGATCGCTCTGGCGGTGTCCATGGACAAGGAACGGCAGCGGTCGCAGGCGGCCGAGACAGCGCCAACTGCAGCGGCTCGAGTCCGCCACTTCAAAGTTCTGcccccacagcagcagcagcagtcgaaGGCGAAAGGAAAGTCGAAGGCCTCGGAGCACGAGTCGGCGATGACGTCCTCGTCCACGACGCTGCCCGTCGGCGGAGGCCCTGCTCTGTCGTTAAGGCTCGACGCAGGATGTGACGCGGCCTCCGTGGCGAAGACGCCGTCGTCCacgctgcctctctcctccccatcCGCGGAGGGAAGCGGCTGCACAtctgctggtggcggcgcggacACGGCCGCGCCATCGACGTCATCGGCCccggcggtgatgctgctTCACTGGCTCAAGGGGTTCCTCCTCGTTTGGATGAACGcggagcagccgctgcagctgccaccatcaccatcgccGTCAGCGGGAGCAGGAATGGCAGCCGGAGCCGTCCTACCTCCCGGCACGGTGTGGCCAGACTGTCAGGCCGACGCGGCGGACATGCCGGACGTGAGTCTCACGTACCATGTGGATCCACAGAACGCGTCGCTGCTCGGGCTCGACGcggcatcgcagcagcaacgtAACGTCTATCATcaaccgccgctgctgagcgcgcgtgcgtgcgcgatCTTGAAGGATCGCTATAGCTTCTTGTTTTGAGTTTTCTTTTTCGGAGTAAGGCAacgaaggggggggggcgttgGCCAGCAGCACAGAGAGGCGGTGACATCGTGACCGCGTCGCGTTGACGGAATGAATTTGATTGGCGTAGCTGAGCAACGcgtgtgctgccgtgcgtCTCAGTCAAGatgggggtgggagggaggggcgttGGGCGTTGGGCGTTGGACGAGATGAGACGCACACGTCGCTGTATCTCGTTCTCGGCCACCCACCGACCtacccacccccgcctctggtgctgctgttgctgcgctgtAATGGTTAActtgtatgtgtgcgcatgcctTGTTGGTGTGAGCATATGGTCGTGGACGCAGCTGGGCGGAGACGGTCCTCTCCATCGTCGCGTTGCGACGGTGGCACGCCACCCCTGCACGGAAACCGTAGCACGAACACAACGAAGCAAGAAGATGTGCAGGCCGCGACGGAACGTCTCTGAGTGTCTTGTTTGTGCGGCGAAGATGCATGCATGCCCGCTacccctccgccctcgctctcctccgcctcttttcTCTATGTCTTGCTCGGAGCGTCGTTCGCGTTGTGGCGCGTGCGGGCCACCGCGGGGTTTCGTGCTTGGCTGCGGTGTGCTCGCCTCTTCTGCGGCCCCGATCACGAGAGAAGCGGCGGACGGCACGCGCCTCAAGAGCTCAGCGCATCCTCGGATGCGCGCCCACGCGCGCGTACAGGCGTAGCCACAGCACACAGCACTGTCTGTCGTTACGTCACCCGCGCCCTTCATTGTCAACTTCGTCGACCTTGAGGAAGAAGCGACCACCAGCTAGCGACAAGAGCAGCGAGCTGCACACTGTGCACAGagtcagcagcggcagcggcggcaccgtgtCGGGTGCGAtcggcgtcaccgccgctggcgcgcctgCGTTAGGCGGTGCCACAGCTGGCATACGCGGCACCGGCCGCTGCT of the Leishmania donovani BPK282A1 complete genome, chromosome 5 genome contains:
- a CDS encoding ATP-dependent RNA helicase, putative; the protein is MQPHPSWRVYVGDDVDVGGTGGTAAAAADQTNTHASPNMEEDVARLLDSAFARRARYTLQTLPARIRQQPSAAPSPVLRWLLQHSVDEGQRKKEQAGTAPGATDKPSATPASALSPTVAATSGCVSAAAAATSALARRGVGPKDPLVQRLLKKQQKTASSASAATSATSAAPSSATNATASTVISGSTTAPMSCASHWTQRPFSAMTSTSWKVFRQQLGITVELVAPAQPPTETSGASAAQPSSFVKTLPPADTLPAIRCWEEAQLPLSLGLCVTHAYALPTAVQAQCVPLALLPRPAPLVTGTNSGGVAGAATATVLGMDILAVAETGSGKTAAYLVPLLHHVLCRAPKLLGHPDRISLGPLSLVIVPTRELAEQVTASFLQLCGQAPAASMYNSGGGHISQDTIRAWETHELDVSGASGHDRASSVAAAGAARNHLSELRVVKVVGGENRDAQYAALARGAHCVVGTVGQLQVLLEDRLLSLGNTQFVVMDEADRMIDEQQEERLTAVLERCPQPRQTVMFTATLSVACAAVAKRYLAKAGYYLVRTPYRCASIRQSFELVADTGASVTGTAEDPVPAASGAATATAEGRQKKPSRQQGHTEKGEPQPPQRQRLLHPLIHAQKFVRLVAWLVYGTGPIIVFANEKSTCDALWEELRAEAEHLDAQQEYYTIEDIVGPPPDGLSFREDTAVGQGATSSSVAARRTPTLANLTSVAVVHSELSQTERRSLVAQFQRRQRHVLITTDLLARGLDVAGVTLVINYDVPWAASASPSDAVTLYIHRIGRTGRAGSTGVAVTFVTLPAAMVQRAEEVAREEARDAAPKPPEGRTKPPSAAPRVYGDEDDDLAALGELFDGDTRNVCMAGAAALSTTAADNASGRRRRRGDDDSDDTEVDSSNDSDDDNDDEDTKKEGATGNTSNTANHNGNGMRKPPRKRRKRSVATFASDVAVLRPLWSFLVECAEGEGCRDGAAALRRGTYAKISVPAALGCIMAQLSATSQYGRITL